Genomic DNA from Peribacillus simplex:
TCCCCGCTTATCCTTAACCTGACTTGGGAATCCCTTCTCGCAGGCGATCTGGCAGCTCTACAATGGTTTCATTCAAAGTATCCAATTTCTTTTCAATCCTATGAAGCAAATAGAGGGTAACAATGATCGGGAACCCAATATCACTGACAAATGGCAGGATTTGATCCATTTTCATTCACCTCACTTCAAGTTTGCCCGACATTGATGACTCTCCCGTTCGTCAGATAAGTTCCACTTCCTCGACATTCCGCTCGACAAGGCGTGCCGCCTTCAAATCGACGAAATCCCCGGAAGATGTAACGAACACGTTCCCCGCAATGATTTTTTCCATTGCCAGTTTAACCGTATTTACCTCGACCGGCTCCTTCGGATTATCAACGGAAATCGTCGCTGACTTTCCTTCCTCCGTAACGAAAATCAATTCCAGTACTTTAGCCAATTCAAATCACCTCCCCCTCGTACGACATCAAAACCGTTTAGCCAATCAATGAATACGCATCCACCCGGGTCACTTCACCCATTGGATGATTCTGCACACTTGCGATTGCAACAGCTGATGAAAACAGTTGATCCGCTGTCGCCTCGACCTTGATGTTCGAAAATGCCCTCCGCTTGAAAACGAGAGCCCCTTTTTCATTTAACCCCGTCTCAAAATCGATCCGCAACGTACTTGATACTGGAATCTGACTTGCCATATCACTCACCCCCTTTCACACTCTATATAAACTTTTATGGGATGAAAGTAGCATGGCCTTAATATTTTTCAGGGGAAACGCATAAAAAGCTCCCCATCATTTGGGCAGCT
This window encodes:
- a CDS encoding YvrJ family protein — its product is MDQILPFVSDIGFPIIVTLYLLHRIEKKLDTLNETIVELPDRLREGIPKSG
- a CDS encoding DUF2922 domain-containing protein — encoded protein: MAKVLELIFVTEEGKSATISVDNPKEPVEVNTVKLAMEKIIAGNVFVTSSGDFVDLKAARLVERNVEEVELI
- a CDS encoding DUF1659 domain-containing protein, which translates into the protein MASQIPVSSTLRIDFETGLNEKGALVFKRRAFSNIKVEATADQLFSSAVAIASVQNHPMGEVTRVDAYSLIG